CAATTGcagcttttttcttgttgttgctgAGCAGGGGTATGTTGAGCAGGGGTGGACATATTTGTGtttttgaatatatattatattatatatacgCTGGGAGGTGAGAAGGAACAATTATATATTTGGCTTGAGAGTTGAAAAGtaagaaatcaagaaaaggGAATTGTTGAacgaaaatttgaaaaatagcTAAGTGAAGTGCCATAGAAGAGATGTTGCCCACACTAGGGAGGAGCCTACTGGAAAAGGGGCACGAACCAACTTTAAATAGGAAACAGAAGAAACCACAAGCCAGTGATACAACAGCACCAAACACCGAAAAAGAGTTACCAAAGCTGTCCTCTGGTGCTGGAAAGACTGAAAAAAACGCTTCTGCGTTGGCTCGTatggtgaaaaattttctttgagcATTTCCCGGTGCTCGCTCGTGCGAAATTACCGCAAAGCCGGTAAAATTCGAACGTATATAGCGACCGAAAAGTCTCGTTCGAAATGATTATAATGGCgctatttgaaaaaaaaaaaaacttcagTAATTTTTCCCCCGGGATTTCACTCGAGATGACTGAAACTTTTAATCGATGAGTCTAAACCATAGGCAGCAAATATTGCCAACGTATGCTGGTAGTTACGCCTTCAGTGTAAACTCACGTACATGCACGCACACGTACAGACGTATATATATCTGCAAAAGTATTTGTGTATTTGTATATGCAAAAGAGTTAGTGCGTGTTTGTATAAGCAGAATCTAGTCTCGCGCTTCGTCTTGTATGAACTAGATAActattttatataatagAACCTGGTAGAAAGCCAAACTGTATCGATATAAGATGCTACGATCAACCACAATTACTCGTTCATTCCACAGCTCTAGGAGCTGGTTGAGGGGTCAAAACCTGACTGAAAAGATCGTTCAGGCCTATGCAGTCAACCTTCCCGAGGGGAAAGTGGTACATTCCGGTGACTATGTGTCTATCAAGCCGGCACACTGTATGTCGCACGATAATTCATGGCCTGTGGCGTTGAAATTTATGGGACTGGGAGCTACCAAGATTAAAAATCCTTCACAAATTGTGAATACCCTAGACCACGATATCCAGAACAAGTCGGAGAAAAATTTAACCAAGTACAAGAACATCGAGAACTTTGCTAAGAAACATCATGTTGACTACTACCCTGCTGGTAGAGGTATTGGACATCAAATCATGATTGAGGAGGGCTATGCTTTCCCCTTGAACATGACGGTAGCATCAGACTCGCATTCCAATACCTATGGTGGTCTGGGCTCGCTGGGTACCCCCATAGTGAGAACAGACGCTGCAGCCATATGGGCCACGGGGCAAACGTGGTGGCAGATTCCACCGGTGGCTCAAGTTGAGTTAAAAGGTCAACTACCTCAGGGCGTTTCTGGGAAAGATATCATTGTCGCCTTATGTGGGCTTTTCAACAATGATCAAGTTTTAAATCACGCGATTGAATTTACGGGTGACTCTTTGAATGCGTTGCCTATTGACCATAGACTTACAATAGCTAATATGACCACCGAGTGGGGGGCTCTTTCTGGTTTGTTCCCTGTGGACAAAACTTTGATCGAATGGTATAAGAATCGTTTACAGAAGCTGGGTACTAATAATCATCCAAGAATCAACCCCAAAAGTATTGGTGAATTGGAGGAGAAGGCAAAAACTGTGAAACCAGACAAAGATGCACGCTACGCCAAAAAACTAGTTATCGACCTTACCACATTAACTCACTATGTCTCAGGTCCCAACAGCGTAAAGGTCTCCAACACTGTGCAAGATCTATCTCAGCAAGAAATCAAGATAAATAAAGCCTATCTAGTATCTTGCACTAACTCCCGTCTATCCGATTTGCAGTCTGCAGCGGAAGTGGTTTGCCCTACTGGCGATTTGAACAAGGTTAACAAAATTGCTCCAGGTGTGGAATTCTATGTTGCTGCTGCCTCTTCAGAAATTGAGGCAGATGCCCGCAAATCAGGAGCTTGGGAAAAGCTGCTAAAGGCAGGTTGTATCCCATTGCCTTCTGGGTGTGGCCCATGCATTGGTTTAGGTGCAGGGTTATTGGAACCAGGTGAAGTCGGTATCAGTGCGACAAATAGAAATTTTAAAGGTAGAATGGGTTCTAAGGACGCGTTGGCTTACTTGGCTTCTCCTGCTGTTGTCGCCGCTTCTGCTGTGTTGGGTAAAATCGGTTCTCCTGCTGAAGTACTGTCTACAGATGAGATTCCATTCAACGGCGTTAAAACTGAGATAATCGAAAACCCTGTGAGTGAAGAGGGAGCTGGTACTGAAGCCGAGGCTCCAAAGCAGTCCGTTGAAATATTAGAAGGTTTCCCAAGGGAGATTTCTGGTGAATTAGTTCTATGTGATGCTGATAACATTAACACAGATGGTATCTATCCAGGCAAGTACACTTACCAAGATGACGTTCCCAAGGAAAAGATGGCGCAAGTTTGTATGGAGAATTATGATGCTGAGTTCAGAACAAAGGTTCACCCAGGCGACATAGTGATTAGCGGGTTCAATTTTGGTACGGGTTCCTCCAGGGAACAGGCGGCTACTGCATTATTGGCCAAGGGTATCAATTTAGTTGTCTCAGGCTCCTTTggtaatattttttcaagaaactcTATAAACAATGCCCTTTTGACCCTGGAAATCCCAACTTTAATTAAGAAATTGCGTGAGAAATACCAAGGCGCTCCAAAGGAACTCACCAGAAGAACTGGCTGGTTCTTGAAATGGGATGTAGCTAATGCCAAAGTGGTTGTTACCGAAGGTTCTTTAGAGGGCCCTGTTATTTTGGAACAAAAAGTGGGTGAGCTAGGTAAAAACCTGCAAGAAATTATTGTGAAAGGCGGTTTGGAAGGTTGGGTAAAATCCCAATTATAATATGCATAAGAATCTGGAaaatgcattttttttctttatttattaagtttctttatttatttacGGTTATTtacatattttttgttaattgATCGATAgacaaatttttatttgtaaTTAATATTTCTATTTCCCCTTCCAATAATTTTCGAAGCTCTTGTGAAATTTCAAACCACCCATCTCATCTACATTCCGTCTGGAAAACAACGTACAATTCTGCATAAGGAAGAGGAGAACAAAGAAGACGCCTTGAATAGCCCCAGACAATACCTACCTGAACATCAGCGGAAGGCGCATGCATCCATGGATAAATATACGACCTTAATTAACGAtgagaatttttcaacttttacATTGAATGTCTCAAGATATCCCAAAAGTCTGGTATATTGGGAGAGGTTACTGAACTATATAGTAAATGCTTCCACACCAATATGCAAGTCCACTGAGCCTCAACTACTAGAGCTAATACGTTATACCTATTCTTCCATGTTAAATGTGTTTCCCTATTTAGAAAATTACCATATCGATTTCGCACTCTTAGAGTACAAATTAGGAAATGTTTCTACATCGCACAAGATATTTCAACGTGGATTACAAGCCTTCAATCAAAGATCTTTGCTACTGTGGACATCATACCTAAAATTCTGTAATAACGTTATCCTAAATCAGAAGCAATTgtttaaaaaatatgaaacaGCTGAAAAATACGTTGGCTTGCATTTTTTCAGTGGGGAATTTTGGGATTTGTATCTGGAGCAAATTCGATCAAGATGTGTTTCATCTAGGAGATATTGGAGCGTCTTAAGAAAGATACTTGAAATCCCCTTGCACtctttttccaaattttatGCGTTGTGGTTACAACATATAGACGAAGTAATGGATCTGAAACAACTGTCACAACTAACTAGTAAAGACGAActattgaagaaacttAAAATAGATATCACATATAGTGGAAGAAAAGGTCCATATCTACAAGatgcaaagaagaagttaaagaaaataaccAAGGAAATGTATATGGTTGTTCAATATCAAGTACTTGAAAtttattccatttttgaatcCAATATATACACTAACTATTACACCTCACCAGAAACCGTGGCCTCTTCCGATGAAATAGAGACATGGATAAAATATCTGGATTATACTATTAATTTACAAACCGATTCTTTAATCCACCTAAACTTTCAAAGAGCTTTACTTCCTTTGGCCCATTATGATATTATATGGATAAAATATTGTAAATGGTTAATTCATGAAAAAGATGACCTTGTAGGCGCCAAAAACATTCTGTTAACGGGActgaaattttctttgaaaaaaaccaaaataataaagcTACTGTATTCAGTCACTTGTAAATTAAATGACTACGAACTTTTACGAAATctattggaaaaaagtgaCTCCTCGTATTCTGATAATATCGAAAAtgttgatgattttgaaatattttggGATTATCTTCAGTTCAAAACTTTTTGCCAaaattctttatattcAAGTCGATATTCTGATTCTCAATCGAGTGGCCTATTGAATAAAGAGGTGTTTGACAAGGTATGGAAACGTTTGAGTTATAAAGACGAAAAGAGCGGtcaagaaattttgttgaattACTTGATACAGTTTTATTCGAAGGACACCGTAGAGTTTGTAGAAAAAAAcgtatttcaaaaaataattgcATATGGTTGGGAATATTACTTACAGAATGGTACTTTTTGGCACTGTTATTGCCGTTTAGTGTATTTTGATACCTCCAGGTCGTATTTGGATAAGAGGCAATATATTGTTAAAAGAATATGGCCCAAAATAGACAAAAAATCCGCACAGAATGTTCTGCCATCTTTAACAGAATTCTGTCAATCATACTTTCCAGAAGAGCTGGATACATTAGAAGAAATGTTTGCTCAAGAACCTTAGTCCTCATGCCTTATCATTTATTAGAagatatatacatatataaaagtTTAGCGTGTACTTAATGATGTTAAGGATCCACCAGGCCTTATGAAGTTCACCAATCTCTATAATTGTCGTTTGTATGCTTGATACGATGGTGTAGCAAGTACGGTTTGCGCAATCTTAATATCAATATTGATATCTTTGATTAGGGCCTCCTTCGTTGTGTAGTTCAGCTCAGGCCTAATGTGACCCAAAATATTGAACTTGACCTTGGCCCCGTAAAAGTCGTTCTTGAAGTCATGTAGAACATGCAATTCCATGGTTTTAAAATCATTCCCATAAAATGGATTTTTCCCCACGGAAAGTACCATGGGAAGTACGTCCAAATCGCCGTTTGCTTCACTTAAATATTGACCGTAACTGTAAGTCACAGTTCTCCCCTCCTGTCTTGTTTCCACAGAAGCTTCTTCACTATCAACGGCTCTAATATGAGCAAATCCAAAGTAAACTCCTAAGTCCAAATCATTTATACTTTTGGGTAACTGCTCTATAGGCACGTTAGCAGTAGGAACACCCAGTTCAGCAGAACCACGACCAAATCCGCTTACAATATCACAATACTCAGTAACAAGTGGGAATGGTGAACTTGGCTGTACCGGTATTGGCAAGTCCACTTCTCGTTTTAAACTATCTGTCATATCTGTGCTTGTATTTCGATGCATCAAGAAGGTACCTGCTAATACAATAAATGCTGCAACATAAACTTTCCAGGTAAACATCAACTTTTTAATAGCACGTGTTTGTAACCAGTTTATAGGCCAAACTCCCACTTCCTCAAACGTAGTTGttatatatttaatatTGCCATCATTATCACTGCAAGAGTATCAAACAACGATTTGAATCGCTGTATTACCCTCCTGCGTAAGAGACTATTGCGAACCCTTTCATAACGTGATTGAAACGTATATGTGCGTAAGTGCGGGCTGATAGTGCTACTGAATCGTCTATTAGGGTGACTAGGAACATTTTGGGTCAACACTATCGCTTTTACCGCCTTGTATGTGTGTATGTGTGCGGTCCGTAGTGAATACCTCACTACTATAAGCGCTTTCACTTAACATTTTAAAGCGCTATAATATAGTTCAGAAATTCATAGAACGGAACTAAGCCCATGTTTAACACATTTCAGTAAACAGAGAAAAGGTGCTTAAAtgtttgttttgttctGTTTGTAAACTTGAACTTCTTTCGCATCACGGTTTACCCATCTAGCTCTTATTCGCTTTACGGTGAAAGCGAACACgacaaaaataatcaattaTCTAGTGGGAAGCCTCGAAAGCAGCAGAACAGAAAGGTAGAAAAGTCACATTTCAAGCTTTATCACTAACTTGAAACAATATCCGGAAGTGATAGACGGAACAGAAAGAGtgttaatatttttatccACCTTTAGATTGAACCACTTTGAGAAAAGGTTCGAGATTccatttccaaaaaatgCAAAGATTTACACTAGTAACTCATAGATCATTCTCTAGCTCCTTTGTGAGAACCAAATCTGCGTGCTCCTTGGTCAAACCGGTTCATCATTTGGTGAAGATTGATAAGTCAAAGTTATCCCCTCGGTTTCCGGAACTGAAATATGACAAGAATGATATCAGGTCACCTGGATTCAAACCAAAAGACACTCATGCAGATAGGCTCAACGATCATTATTTG
The Saccharomyces mikatae IFO 1815 strain IFO1815 genome assembly, chromosome: 4 genome window above contains:
- the LYS4 gene encoding homoaconitate hydratase LYS4 (similar to Saccharomyces cerevisiae LYS4 (YDR234W); ancestral locus Anc_8.455), which gives rise to MLRSTTITRSFHSSRSWLRGQNLTEKIVQAYAVNLPEGKVVHSGDYVSIKPAHCMSHDNSWPVALKFMGLGATKIKNPSQIVNTLDHDIQNKSEKNLTKYKNIENFAKKHHVDYYPAGRGIGHQIMIEEGYAFPLNMTVASDSHSNTYGGLGSLGTPIVRTDAAAIWATGQTWWQIPPVAQVELKGQLPQGVSGKDIIVALCGLFNNDQVLNHAIEFTGDSLNALPIDHRLTIANMTTEWGALSGLFPVDKTLIEWYKNRLQKLGTNNHPRINPKSIGELEEKAKTVKPDKDARYAKKLVIDLTTLTHYVSGPNSVKVSNTVQDLSQQEIKINKAYLVSCTNSRLSDLQSAAEVVCPTGDLNKVNKIAPGVEFYVAAASSEIEADARKSGAWEKLLKAGCIPLPSGCGPCIGLGAGLLEPGEVGISATNRNFKGRMGSKDALAYLASPAVVAASAVLGKIGSPAEVLSTDEIPFNGVKTEIIENPVSEEGAGTEAEAPKQSVEILEGFPREISGELVLCDADNINTDGIYPGKYTYQDDVPKEKMAQVCMENYDAEFRTKVHPGDIVISGFNFGTGSSREQAATALLAKGINLVVSGSFGNIFSRNSINNALLTLEIPTLIKKLREKYQGAPKELTRRTGWFLKWDVANAKVVVTEGSLEGPVILEQKVGELGKNLQEIIVKGGLEGWVKSQL
- the PRP42 gene encoding mRNA splicing protein PRP42 (similar to Saccharomyces cerevisiae PRP42 (YDR235W); ancestral locus Anc_8.457) — translated: MDKYTTLINDENFSTFTLNVSRYPKSLVYWERLLNYIVNASTPICKSTEPQLLELIRYTYSSMLNVFPYLENYHIDFALLEYKLGNVSTSHKIFQRGLQAFNQRSLLLWTSYLKFCNNVILNQKQLFKKYETAEKYVGLHFFSGEFWDLYLEQIRSRCVSSRRYWSVLRKILEIPLHSFSKFYALWLQHIDEVMDLKQLSQLTSKDELLKKLKIDITYSGRKGPYLQDAKKKLKKITKEMYMVVQYQVLEIYSIFESNIYTNYYTSPETVASSDEIETWIKYLDYTINLQTDSLIHLNFQRALLPLAHYDIIWIKYCKWLIHEKDDLVGAKNILLTGLKFSLKKTKIIKLLYSVTCKLNDYELLRNLLEKSDSSYSDNIENVDDFEIFWDYLQFKTFCQNSLYSSRYSDSQSSGLLNKEVFDKVWKRLSYKDEKSGQEILLNYLIQFYSKDTVEFVEKNVFQKIIAYGWEYYLQNGTFWHCYCRLVYFDTSRSYLDKRQYIVKRIWPKIDKKSAQNVLPSLTEFCQSYFPEELDTLEEMFAQEP
- the FMN1 gene encoding riboflavin kinase (similar to Saccharomyces cerevisiae FMN1 (YDR236C); ancestral locus Anc_8.459), coding for MFTWKVYVAAFIVLAGTFLMHRNTSTDMTDSLKREVDLPIPVQPSSPFPLVTEYCDIVSGFGRGSAELGVPTANVPIEQLPKSINDLDLGVYFGFAHIRAVDSEEASVETRQEGRTVTYSYGQYLSEANGDLDVLPMVLSVGKNPFYGNDFKTMELHVLHDFKNDFYGAKVKFNILGHIRPELNYTTKEALIKDINIDIKIAQTVLATPSYQAYKRQL